In the genome of Mytilus edulis chromosome 3, xbMytEdul2.2, whole genome shotgun sequence, one region contains:
- the LOC139514405 gene encoding TATA-box-binding protein-like yields the protein MDPNQGNFASYGTGLTPQPMQSPMQSIQSPMMSPAMSNFGLGSTPNPVMPPSNTASLYPPTPNPGGPMTPISPATPASEGMGTMPLKPQLQNIVCTVNLGCKLDLKKIALHARNAEYNPKRFAAVIMRIRDPRTTALIFSSGKMVCTGAKSEDQAKLAARKYARIVQKLGFAAKFLDFKIQNMVGSCDVKFPIRLEGLVLTHGQFSSYEPELFPGLIYRMVKPRIVLLIFVSGKVVLTGAKVREEIYEAFDNIYPILKGFKKQ from the exons ATGGATCCAAATCAAGGGAATTTTGCCTCATATGGCACTGGCTTGACTCCTCAGCCTATGCAGTCGCCTATGCAGTCAATTCAG aGTCCAATGATGTCACCAGCAATGAGTAATTTTGGTCTTGGTTCTACTCCAAATCCAGTGATGCCACCATCAAACACAGCTAGTTTGTATCCACCAACTCCTAATCCAGGAGGGCCAATGACACCTATATCACCAGCTACACCAGCATCAGAAGGCATGGGAACTATGCCTTTAAAACCTCAACTTCA AAACATTGTCTGTACTGTAAATCTGGGCTGTAAActcgatttgaaaaaaatagctttACATGCAAGAAATGCAGAATACAATCCTAAACGATTTGCCGCTGTAATTATGAGAATAAGAGATCCTAGGACTACAGCTTTAATTTTTAGCTCTGGAAAAATGGTGTGTACAGGTGCCAAAAG CGAAGATCAGGCAAAATTAGCAGCCAGAAAGTATGCAAGAATAGTACAGAAACTTGGATTTGCT GCAAAATTTCTTGACTTTAAAATCCAGAATATGGTTGGAAGCTGTGATGTGAAGTTTCCAATAAGATTGGAAGGTTTAGTACTGACACATGGACAGTTCTCAAG TTATGAACCAGAATTGTTTCCAGGGTTAATTTACAGAATGGTCAAGCCAAGGattgttttgttaatatttgtCTCAGGAAAAGTTGTGCTTACAg GTGCAAAAGTCCGAGAAGAAATCTATGAAGCATTTGACAATATATATCCTATTTTGAAGGGTTTTAAGAAACAATAA
- the LOC139514407 gene encoding UPF0669 protein v1g209471-like translates to MDVQHIVLQFLLWANWGLNLVYCEHLLQTLTATIGAENYTHYRLSTQGRLHITLESIVGDADLYISDNTLSPNFEDYVIQSNTCGMEEVEIPSTMKRPVGIGIYGHPNYKMSEYRLSIYFLKQYDDANYAQLVHSYNKLDGEDNNEEGYQAYDYSSSQYSAGTQQEEGESAWSVIGTILSTILKIIFEILL, encoded by the coding sequence ATGGATGTTCAGCACATAGTGTTACAGTTTTTGCTGTGGGCCAATTGGGGTCTGAACTTGGTTTATTGTGAACATCTACTTCAAACCTTAACAGCTACGATTGGTGCAGAAAATTATACACATTACAGACTAAGTACTCAGGGACGTCTTCACATTACATTAGAATCAATAGTAGGGGATGCTGACTTATACATATCTGATAATACTTTATCTCCAAACTTTGAAGATTATGTTATACAATCAAACACCTGTGGGATGGAAGAAGTAGAAATCCCAAGTACTATGAAACGACCAGTAGGTATAGGAATCTATGGTCATCCTAATTATAAAATGTCCGAATACAGATTGTCAATATACTTCTTAAAACAGTATGATGATGCAAACTACGCACAATTAGTTCATTCATATAACAAATTAGATGGAGAAGATAATAATGAAGAAGGATACCAAGCATATGATTACTCATCATCACAGTATAGTGCAGGGACTCAGCAGGAAGAGGGAGAATCGGCTTGGTCTGTTATTGGTACCATTCTATCCACTATTTTGAAAATCATCTTTGAAATCTTATTATAA